TTTGGGCGTGGTCACGGTTGTTGCGACTGTGGTGCTCTGGGCTATCTTCGACGTCGCTGGTGTTCTTGACCAGATCAACAACTTCTTGGGCACGATTATGGGTGAAGGCAAGAAGTTTGATGTCAAGGATTATGTGTCGATGGGTAACGTCACGAGCTTCTCGGTGATCATCGCGGTAGTCAACGTGATTCTGTTGACGGTGCTTTCGATGGTGGCTGCCGTGATCTATAACTTGTCGGCTTCCCTTGTTGGCGGAATTACGGTAACGTTAACTGACGACTAGACGCCTGCAGTGACGTTGGCGGTCTCGTCCGGTTTACGTGAGTTTCACATCAC
The Pseudoglutamicibacter albus DNA segment above includes these coding regions:
- a CDS encoding DUF3566 domain-containing protein codes for the protein MSTSKNPGAQRPNASSGKGRSPAPQTVSSQGKARPASSGARPANARGSNPTLVRPAPKAKVRKARLMVSKVDIWSVLKLAFLLSVALGVVTVVATVVLWAIFDVAGVLDQINNFLGTIMGEGKKFDVKDYVSMGNVTSFSVIIAVVNVILLTVLSMVAAVIYNLSASLVGGITVTLTDD